One window of the Roseovarius sp. THAF9 genome contains the following:
- a CDS encoding LysE family translocator yields MPSFEILIAFVIATSIFAYMPGPSTLYAAAQTIARGRRAGWFAALGIHIGGYVHVIAAAVGLAILFEAIPILYLALKFAGAAYLIWLGISMFLTKAEPAIQPQVAGQKSARRAFWESVSVEVLNPKTAIFYVAFLPQFSDPSAVFPIWVQLLILGTIVNIMFSSADAICVILADTITTLFKASSSANRIANKIGGSVLVALGVNLAFDRR; encoded by the coding sequence ATGCCATCATTTGAAATCTTGATCGCTTTTGTGATCGCTACAAGCATCTTTGCCTATATGCCTGGCCCTTCTACGCTTTATGCCGCAGCGCAAACCATAGCGCGCGGACGTCGCGCAGGTTGGTTCGCTGCGCTAGGCATACATATCGGCGGATACGTCCATGTCATCGCGGCGGCAGTGGGGCTGGCGATCTTATTCGAAGCAATTCCTATCTTGTACCTTGCTCTCAAATTTGCCGGTGCAGCCTATCTGATTTGGCTTGGCATTTCGATGTTCTTGACCAAAGCGGAACCGGCTATCCAGCCACAAGTCGCCGGTCAAAAAAGTGCGAGACGTGCTTTCTGGGAGAGCGTTTCGGTTGAAGTCTTGAACCCAAAGACCGCCATCTTCTATGTGGCCTTTCTTCCTCAATTCTCAGATCCGAGCGCTGTATTTCCGATTTGGGTGCAACTGCTCATCTTGGGGACGATCGTGAACATTATGTTTTCCAGCGCGGACGCCATCTGCGTTATTCTCGCGGACACTATTACCACGCTTTTCAAGGCCTCGTCGTCGGCCAATCGCATTGCAAACAAAATTGGAGGAAGCGTTCTGGTCGCGCTCGGTGTCAATCTCGCATTTGATCGGCGGTAA
- a CDS encoding FAD-binding oxidoreductase, protein MNLLYSNDKPGTYPDSWYAATTQALEPFAPLRGEVKAYVCVVGGGFTGLSAALHLAEAGLDVVLLEAHRVGFGASGRNGGQLGTGQRQDQQTLEKMVGRDDAAKLWELAEGAKDLVKALVAKHGIDCHLKPGIAHMCFSKAEVREEHDYAEFLLRRYGYDQLETLDRDAAQALCPSPKYVGGSLDMSAAHLHPLAFALGLARAARDAGVRIFERAEVHRIDEGAPAVVATDAGRVTAAHVILGCNGYLGGLNRKVAAKVMPINNFVVATEPLGDDADKVLTQDVAVADSKFVVNYFRLSHDKRLLFGGGETYGYRFPNDIAALVRKPMTQIFPHLRDVKIDYAWGGTLAITMKRMPYLARVAPNILSASGYSGHGVGMATFSGKMMADAVRGEAEGFDTLARVPAQTFPGGAAFRSPLLVLAMTWYATRDRLGV, encoded by the coding sequence ATGAACCTGCTTTATTCCAACGACAAGCCGGGCACATACCCCGACAGCTGGTATGCCGCGACCACGCAGGCCTTGGAGCCGTTCGCGCCGCTGAGGGGCGAAGTCAAGGCGTATGTCTGCGTGGTGGGTGGTGGGTTCACCGGGCTGTCGGCGGCGCTGCATCTGGCCGAGGCGGGGCTGGACGTCGTGCTGCTGGAGGCGCATCGCGTCGGCTTTGGCGCGTCGGGGCGCAATGGCGGGCAGCTGGGGACCGGGCAGCGGCAGGATCAGCAGACGCTGGAAAAGATGGTGGGGCGCGACGATGCGGCCAAGCTGTGGGAGTTGGCGGAGGGCGCCAAGGACCTGGTGAAGGCGCTGGTGGCGAAGCATGGGATCGATTGTCACCTGAAGCCGGGGATCGCGCATATGTGCTTTTCCAAGGCGGAGGTGCGCGAAGAGCATGACTATGCCGAGTTCCTGTTGCGCCGGTATGGCTATGACCAGTTGGAGACGCTGGACCGGGACGCCGCGCAGGCGCTGTGCCCGTCGCCGAAATACGTGGGCGGGTCGCTGGACATGTCGGCGGCACATCTGCACCCGTTGGCCTTTGCCCTTGGCCTGGCACGCGCGGCGCGGGACGCGGGCGTGCGGATTTTCGAGCGGGCCGAGGTGCACCGGATCGACGAAGGCGCGCCCGCAGTGGTGGCCACGGATGCGGGGCGGGTGACGGCGGCGCACGTGATACTGGGGTGCAACGGGTATCTGGGTGGGCTCAATCGCAAGGTTGCCGCCAAGGTGATGCCGATCAACAATTTCGTGGTGGCGACGGAGCCCTTGGGGGACGACGCGGACAAGGTGCTGACACAAGACGTGGCCGTGGCGGATTCTAAGTTCGTGGTGAACTACTTTCGCCTGAGCCATGACAAGCGGCTGCTATTCGGCGGTGGCGAGACCTACGGCTATCGCTTCCCGAACGACATCGCGGCGCTGGTGCGCAAACCGATGACCCAGATTTTCCCGCATCTGCGCGATGTGAAGATCGACTATGCCTGGGGCGGGACGCTGGCGATCACGATGAAGCGAATGCCGTATTTGGCACGGGTGGCGCCGAATATCCTGTCGGCCTCGGGCTATTCCGGGCACGGCGTGGGCATGGCCACGTTCTCGGGCAAGATGATGGCCGACGCGGTGCGCGGGGAGGCCGAGGGCTTCGACACTCTGGCGCGGGTGCCGGCGCAGACCTTCCCAGGGGGTGCCGCGTTCCGCTCGCCCCTGCTGGTGCTGGCGATGACGTGGTACGCAACGCGCGACCGGCTGGGGGTCTGA
- a CDS encoding LysR family transcriptional regulator produces the protein MVDSPGRITLWGIEVFMAAADERSISAAAKRLDASPSAVSQQLTNLEGAVGATLLQRNARPIRLTPAGEILKRRAQVILNEAAQARAELAMSDMSMLTRFRLGMIEDFEADVTPQLLTHVAAELKTSQFLLETGASHSLYDLLESRTLDMIVAAELNAGDDWAEVHPLLREGFVVAAPKARIKTDGDVLRQLKRLPLIQYTQRHYMGRLLSAHLARQKLSLPHRFELDSYHAILALVGQGTGWTILPPLALMRARRFADQIDVMPLPFEPLFRTISLTARKDILQELPAQLAETLRPILRDTIVGPALAEYPFLKDRLELL, from the coding sequence ATGGTCGACAGCCCCGGCCGCATCACCCTGTGGGGGATCGAGGTGTTCATGGCCGCGGCCGACGAACGCTCGATCTCGGCGGCCGCCAAGCGGCTAGACGCAAGCCCCTCGGCGGTCAGCCAGCAATTGACCAATCTCGAAGGCGCGGTCGGCGCCACGCTCCTGCAACGTAACGCAAGGCCGATCCGCCTGACGCCAGCGGGCGAGATCCTCAAACGCCGCGCCCAGGTCATCCTGAACGAGGCCGCACAGGCCCGCGCCGAACTGGCCATGTCCGACATGTCGATGCTGACGCGCTTCCGTCTCGGCATGATCGAGGATTTCGAGGCGGACGTCACGCCGCAGTTGCTGACCCATGTGGCGGCCGAGCTCAAGACCAGCCAGTTCCTGCTGGAAACCGGCGCCAGCCACTCCCTCTACGACCTTCTGGAAAGCCGCACTCTCGACATGATCGTCGCCGCCGAACTCAACGCCGGTGACGACTGGGCCGAGGTTCACCCGCTCTTGCGCGAGGGCTTCGTCGTGGCCGCCCCCAAGGCTCGGATCAAGACCGACGGTGATGTGCTGCGCCAGCTAAAGCGCCTGCCGCTCATCCAGTACACCCAGCGGCATTACATGGGCCGGCTTCTCTCGGCGCATCTCGCGCGGCAGAAACTCAGCCTGCCACACCGGTTCGAGCTCGACAGTTACCACGCCATTCTGGCGCTGGTGGGGCAGGGGACCGGCTGGACCATCCTGCCGCCCCTGGCGCTGATGCGCGCCCGCCGCTTTGCCGATCAGATCGACGTGATGCCGCTCCCGTTCGAGCCGCTTTTCCGCACGATCAGCCTGACCGCGCGCAAGGATATCCTTCAGGAGCTGCCGGCGCAGTTGGCCGAAACCCTGCGCCCGATCCTGCGCGACACGATCGTCGGCCCGGCCCTGGCCGAGTATCCCTTCTTGAAAGACCGGCTGGAGCTGCTTTAG
- the phaR gene encoding polyhydroxyalkanoate synthesis repressor PhaR, which yields MAEDEKPLLIKRYASRRLYNTETSDYVTLEDISEFIRDGREVQIIDLKSGDDLTRQYLLQIIAEHESRGENVLPINVLTDLVRSYTTHATSMVPDFLSASFEMLQQGQSQMMENMAKANPLAGSFNQMPGMDSIRAQQEAFLKAMTGGGMPGMTGKAADDGEPAKRGEDDEGLDDIKKQLADLQDKLSKLSK from the coding sequence GTGGCCGAAGACGAAAAACCGCTTCTGATCAAACGGTACGCCAGCCGCCGGCTGTATAATACCGAAACGTCGGATTACGTGACGCTCGAAGACATTTCCGAGTTCATCCGCGACGGCCGCGAGGTGCAGATCATCGACCTGAAATCGGGCGACGACCTCACCCGGCAATACCTGCTTCAGATCATCGCCGAACACGAAAGCCGGGGCGAGAACGTGCTGCCGATCAACGTGCTCACCGATCTCGTGCGCAGCTATACGACCCACGCCACCTCGATGGTCCCCGATTTCCTGTCTGCCAGTTTCGAGATGCTCCAGCAGGGCCAGTCCCAGATGATGGAGAACATGGCCAAGGCGAACCCGCTCGCCGGCTCCTTCAACCAGATGCCCGGGATGGACAGCATTCGCGCCCAGCAGGAGGCGTTCCTCAAGGCCATGACTGGCGGCGGCATGCCCGGTATGACTGGCAAAGCCGCCGATGATGGCGAGCCGGCCAAGCGCGGCGAGGATGACGAGGGCCTCGACGACATCAAGAAGCAGCTGGCCGATCTGCAGGACAAGCTGTCCAAGCTCAGCAAGTAA
- a CDS encoding DegT/DnrJ/EryC1/StrS aminotransferase family protein codes for MTLALNVYDAEPIPEAARSEIDRMLQSGDLFRYTAPEDAPVSLLEREFAAAMGTRYALAVSSCSAALFLSLKALGLPRDARVLIPGFTFAAVPSSVVHADCVPVLCEVGENYRIDMADFEAKLESGIDAVIVSHMRGHTSDMDRVMGLCDVRGIPVIEDAAHSLGTVWGGRKIGTIGRVGCFSFQSYKLVNAGEGGILVTDDADLVARAVIMSGAYEHNWAKHMAEDDPMLAAAFADWQNRLPLYNLRMGNLSAAIIRPQLPEVGRRVRDGRDNHDYVAGRLNSSPWMQVPDKLAPEERAPDSIQFNLVDMSDAEVRAFADAAAERGVKVQVFGMSADNARAFWNWQFLPGPTPDLPQTRAMLMRACDVRLPARLSRDDLDFVADALIAAAEAAAAPMEPERVYGT; via the coding sequence ATGACCCTTGCCCTCAATGTCTACGACGCCGAACCCATCCCCGAGGCGGCCCGGTCCGAGATCGACCGGATGCTGCAATCGGGCGACCTGTTCCGCTACACCGCGCCCGAGGATGCGCCGGTGAGCCTGTTGGAGCGGGAATTCGCCGCAGCGATGGGCACGCGCTATGCGCTGGCGGTGTCGTCCTGCTCGGCGGCGTTGTTCCTGTCGTTGAAGGCGCTGGGGCTGCCGCGGGACGCGCGGGTGCTCATCCCCGGGTTCACTTTTGCCGCTGTCCCATCGTCGGTCGTGCATGCCGATTGCGTACCGGTGCTGTGCGAGGTGGGCGAGAACTACCGGATCGACATGGCCGATTTCGAAGCGAAGCTGGAGAGCGGCATCGACGCTGTGATCGTCAGCCACATGCGCGGGCATACATCGGACATGGACCGGGTCATGGGGCTGTGCGACGTGCGGGGCATCCCGGTGATCGAGGACGCGGCGCACAGCCTCGGGACCGTCTGGGGCGGGCGCAAGATCGGCACGATCGGGCGCGTGGGGTGTTTCAGTTTCCAGTCCTACAAATTGGTCAACGCGGGCGAAGGCGGCATTCTTGTCACCGATGATGCCGACCTGGTGGCGCGGGCGGTGATCATGTCGGGCGCGTATGAGCATAACTGGGCCAAGCATATGGCGGAGGACGACCCGATGCTGGCAGCCGCCTTTGCCGATTGGCAGAACCGTCTGCCGCTGTATAACCTGCGCATGGGCAACCTGAGCGCCGCGATCATCCGGCCGCAGCTGCCGGAAGTTGGGCGGCGGGTGCGCGACGGGCGCGACAACCATGATTACGTGGCCGGGCGGCTGAACAGCTCGCCGTGGATGCAGGTGCCCGACAAGCTGGCACCCGAAGAGCGGGCGCCGGATTCGATCCAGTTCAACCTTGTGGACATGAGCGATGCGGAGGTGCGGGCCTTTGCCGACGCGGCCGCGGAGCGTGGTGTAAAGGTGCAGGTCTTCGGCATGTCGGCGGATAATGCGCGGGCCTTCTGGAACTGGCAGTTCCTGCCGGGACCGACGCCGGACCTGCCGCAGACGCGGGCGATGCTGATGCGGGCCTGTGACGTGCGGCTGCCCGCCCGGCTGAGCCGGGACGACCTCGATTTCGTGGCCGACGCGCTGATCGCCGCGGCGGAGGCGGCGGCGGCGCCGATGGAACCCGAACGCGTATACGGGACCTAA
- a CDS encoding L,D-transpeptidase, which produces MPFAAVRSFFLLTCSFLVAACAGPMSSDMPGGSTYPEYSQMQEGHITIDAIDPQYLREPNRRTSVTYTGDEAPGTIVVDPYAKFLYYVQDGQNAIRYPVAVGREGRGFSGRATIGRKAEWPGWTPTANMIRSDPEAYAPFAKGIPGGKASPLGARALYLYRGGRDTYYRIHGTNDPATIGNQGSAGCIRLFNQDIIDLHDRVSVGAPVVVRSYEESVAAEGVETANRGGEMVPKPVDPESVYAYVEEEQQRKAEYEASE; this is translated from the coding sequence ATGCCCTTTGCCGCGGTAAGATCCTTCTTTCTTCTCACATGCAGCTTTCTTGTCGCTGCCTGCGCGGGGCCGATGTCCTCGGACATGCCCGGCGGGTCAACCTATCCCGAGTACAGCCAGATGCAGGAAGGGCACATCACCATCGACGCCATCGACCCGCAATACCTGCGCGAGCCGAACCGTCGCACCTCCGTGACATATACCGGCGACGAGGCCCCCGGCACCATCGTCGTCGATCCCTACGCCAAGTTTCTCTACTACGTCCAGGACGGCCAAAACGCCATCCGCTACCCCGTCGCCGTTGGCCGCGAAGGGCGCGGGTTCAGCGGGCGGGCCACGATCGGGCGCAAGGCCGAATGGCCGGGCTGGACGCCGACGGCCAACATGATCCGGTCCGACCCCGAGGCCTACGCGCCTTTCGCCAAGGGCATTCCGGGCGGCAAGGCCAGCCCGCTGGGCGCCCGCGCGCTCTACCTCTACCGCGGCGGCCGCGACACGTATTACCGCATCCACGGAACCAACGACCCGGCCACGATCGGCAACCAGGGCAGCGCCGGATGCATCCGTCTCTTCAACCAGGACATCATCGACCTCCACGATCGTGTGTCGGTCGGCGCTCCGGTCGTGGTCCGCAGCTACGAGGAGTCCGTCGCAGCGGAAGGCGTCGAGACGGCCAACCGGGGCGGCGAAATGGTCCCGAAACCTGTCGATCCCGAAAGCGTCTATGCCTATGTCGAAGAAGAACAGCAGCGCAAGGCCGAGTACGAAGCCAGCGAATAA